One stretch of Novosphingobium pentaromativorans US6-1 DNA includes these proteins:
- a CDS encoding Gfo/Idh/MocA family oxidoreductase, whose amino-acid sequence MPAVQAPQMRVGVIGLGGAARQMLPSFQTHPHVVIAAGADPREDARDAFSTEFSAPAFAHPEDLCSCSDVDVVYIATPHQLHREHAVLAARAGKHIIVEKPMALTLEDCDAMIEAAEHAKVLLVVGHTHAFDAPIIEMRRLICEGAIGPLALINNFNYTNFLYRPRRYEELRTESGGGAIYNQAPHQVDIVRLLGGGKVESVRSASWALDPDRPTDGAYSAFLQFEGGAVAVIVYSGYDFFDSDQFHDWVGELGESKPSGLNGSARRALSALPAGADESALKAQRGLGGKPSPSHDDPASRAHPHFGVTIVTGRDGDLRQTARGLEHYGREGIREIAIPGPKVFPDKSGLVDEMYDAFAGQQPLLRDGHWARATMEVCLAIRQSALEGREIQLSRQVGI is encoded by the coding sequence ATGCCAGCAGTTCAAGCTCCGCAGATGCGCGTTGGAGTTATCGGCCTTGGTGGTGCAGCGCGTCAGATGCTTCCAAGCTTCCAAACCCATCCGCACGTTGTTATCGCCGCCGGTGCGGATCCTCGCGAGGATGCCCGTGATGCATTCTCGACCGAGTTTTCTGCGCCAGCATTTGCGCATCCCGAGGATCTTTGCTCCTGTTCAGATGTTGATGTCGTTTATATCGCGACCCCTCATCAACTGCACCGCGAACATGCGGTTCTTGCAGCCCGGGCAGGCAAACACATCATCGTCGAAAAGCCGATGGCGCTGACCTTGGAAGACTGCGATGCCATGATCGAGGCGGCAGAGCACGCCAAGGTTCTTCTTGTCGTCGGGCATACTCACGCCTTTGATGCGCCAATTATCGAGATGCGGCGCTTGATTTGCGAAGGTGCAATTGGACCGTTGGCATTGATCAACAATTTCAATTACACTAATTTTCTTTACCGACCTCGTCGGTACGAGGAACTCCGAACCGAAAGCGGCGGCGGGGCGATTTACAACCAGGCTCCGCATCAGGTGGACATTGTGCGCTTACTTGGAGGCGGGAAAGTGGAAAGCGTCCGCTCGGCCTCGTGGGCTCTCGATCCGGACAGGCCGACTGATGGGGCCTATTCAGCGTTTCTCCAGTTCGAAGGGGGCGCCGTGGCGGTCATTGTTTACAGTGGTTACGATTTCTTCGATTCGGATCAATTCCATGACTGGGTCGGCGAGCTCGGTGAGTCAAAGCCATCTGGCTTAAATGGATCGGCGCGTCGTGCCCTTAGCGCGCTTCCGGCTGGCGCCGACGAATCGGCGCTGAAGGCCCAGCGTGGACTGGGTGGTAAACCTTCCCCGTCGCACGATGATCCGGCTAGCCGGGCACATCCTCATTTCGGTGTGACAATCGTAACAGGGCGCGATGGCGATCTGCGCCAGACGGCCCGTGGACTTGAACATTACGGGCGTGAGGGCATCCGGGAGATTGCCATCCCCGGACCGAAAGTCTTTCCGGACAAAAGCGGACTTGTGGATGAAATGTACGATGCCTTTGCGGGCCAACAACCGCTGCTTCGCGATGGACACTGGGCGCGTGCCACTATGGAAGTGTGCCTTGCCATCAGGCAATCCGCGCTAGAGGGCCGTGAGATACAATTGAGCCGTCAGGTGGGAATATAA
- a CDS encoding ABC transporter substrate-binding protein, whose amino-acid sequence MGKLSLSYAGHIADRVRGLYDGVVDVNGIDLHFTALTPVEAFNRVLSGEFATGEMSFSTVVTRVARGDFPFVAIPVFPARTFRHGAIYVNSAAGIARPEDLIGRRVGVPEYGMTAAVWARGLLKHEYGVGPEDINWVTGGLTGPGRKPLVNLDLPKIRIEHEVERGLNDLLLEGAIDALIAPQVPPALLAGDPRLAYLFADVPAVEREYYKKTRIFPIMHTVVIRRDVYERDPWIAANLFEAFVKAKNLCLADLTIDEPTTVSVPWIQHHVAATKRLFGEDFWPYGVEPNRATIEALCRFLYEQEITQRLVGVDELFAETFQSAPARL is encoded by the coding sequence ATGGGTAAGCTATCCCTAAGTTACGCTGGCCATATTGCTGACCGGGTTAGGGGGCTTTATGATGGCGTTGTTGATGTAAATGGAATAGATCTTCATTTTACAGCCCTGACACCGGTCGAGGCTTTTAACAGAGTCTTGTCTGGTGAATTTGCAACTGGAGAGATGTCGTTCTCGACGGTGGTAACCAGAGTCGCACGAGGAGACTTCCCCTTCGTCGCAATTCCAGTTTTCCCGGCACGGACTTTTCGACATGGGGCTATCTACGTGAACAGTGCGGCTGGAATTGCGCGCCCTGAAGATCTCATAGGCAGACGGGTCGGCGTTCCCGAATATGGCATGACGGCTGCAGTTTGGGCCAGGGGATTGCTCAAGCACGAATACGGTGTAGGTCCGGAAGATATCAACTGGGTGACTGGAGGGTTAACCGGGCCAGGCCGCAAACCTCTCGTCAATCTTGACCTTCCCAAGATCAGGATCGAGCACGAGGTAGAGCGAGGTTTGAACGACCTGCTGCTGGAGGGGGCGATAGATGCTCTGATCGCACCGCAGGTGCCACCGGCGCTTCTGGCCGGCGATCCGCGGCTTGCCTATCTGTTTGCCGACGTGCCGGCGGTAGAGCGCGAGTATTATAAAAAGACCCGAATTTTTCCGATCATGCATACGGTCGTTATCAGGCGGGATGTTTACGAGCGTGATCCATGGATTGCGGCCAATTTGTTCGAGGCATTCGTAAAAGCCAAGAATCTTTGCCTGGCTGATTTGACGATAGACGAGCCGACAACTGTCAGCGTTCCTTGGATTCAACATCACGTTGCTGCAACTAAGCGACTTTTTGGAGAGGATTTCTGGCCATATGGCGTTGAACCCAATCGCGCCACGATAGAAGCACTGTGCCGCTTCCTTTACGAACAGGAAATCACGCAGCGGCTCGTCGGCGTGGATGAACTTTTCGCTGAAACTTTCCAGTCGGCCCCTGCCCGGCTTTAA